Within Flagellimonas maritima, the genomic segment GCCATTTGGACTCAATTTAGAAAGCTTGGAGACCCCGTTGCGTACACAATAGACTCCGTTAAGTTTATCCCCCTCTTCAAATAGGGATTCCCCTTTTTTAATTTTCTTTGTTGTTTTTGAGTCGGAAACTGTTTTCAACTCTTCTTTGCTCATGGCCCGTAAAGAATTGAACTGCCGAACGATACAATTTTCACACCTGCTTTCCATTACTATAAAATTTACCTGACGTTTAAAGTTACTGCTTATTCAATTAAAAAAAACTGTAATTTTTTAGGTTTGATTCAAATCAGATTTTTTAGACCTTTTTTTGAGTCCAATATGATTTCGCTCCTTGTAATTTTTAGAAACCCCTTATTCTTGAAGTGGGTCAATAAATTGATCACATATTCTTGTGAAGTACCCAGGACCGAAGCCATATCTTCCCGCTTGATCCGTATCAATAGCTTGCCGTTGGGCTCTTGTCCAAATTTTTCCGCCAAGTACAATATCAGTTTGGCCAAGCGTTGTTTTATACTTTTGTGTGCACAATAAATTGTTCTGGTAGAATCATGCGTATCAACATCATCTACAAAGGCACTCAATAGATCGTTACAGAAATCGGGGTTTGTTTTTAGATTTTTTTGTATTTCTTTTTTGTCCAAGCAGCACAGTACCGAGTCTACTAGGGCCGTAGCGGAAACTTTGGCACACCTGTTGGAAACCAACGAACGTTTGCCCATTATATCTCCTTTTCCCAGAAAACGTGTAATGTGTTCCCGTCCCAGATTATCAAAAGTACTGAATTTACAAGCTCCCTCTTTTATACAGTATACCTTGTTCAAAGGTTGATTTTCCTCAAAGATAACAGTACCCTTTGGTACAAAAAGCGATTCGGAAGTGTGTACTAATCTATTCAGTGATTTTTTGGAAAGAGACCTAAAATCATGTAGCTGTCGCACCTTTATGTTACTACACTTTTCCATAGTGCAAAGGTAGTGGCGAGGCATTCCTTAAAAGCTGATATTTATCATGTTTTTTGCGTTTGTCGTAGTCCATCTTTGTATCAGGTATAAATGCAAATGTGTATGGTTGCTTCAAAATGTTATCATTGTGGCGATGATTGCAATCGGACAAAAATTCTTT encodes:
- a CDS encoding Crp/Fnr family transcriptional regulator, translating into MEKCSNIKVRQLHDFRSLSKKSLNRLVHTSESLFVPKGTVIFEENQPLNKVYCIKEGACKFSTFDNLGREHITRFLGKGDIMGKRSLVSNRCAKVSATALVDSVLCCLDKKEIQKNLKTNPDFCNDLLSAFVDDVDTHDSTRTIYCAHKSIKQRLAKLILYLAEKFGQEPNGKLLIRIKREDMASVLGTSQEYVINLLTHFKNKGFLKITRSEIILDSKKGLKNLI